From Panulirus ornatus isolate Po-2019 chromosome 67, ASM3632096v1, whole genome shotgun sequence, a single genomic window includes:
- the mip40 gene encoding protein lin-37 homolog isoform X2 produces the protein MASSGVRIKLEREDPSGDVDAARGRFDAALQGLLQKDEESDSENESDSESKAKVFTKVGITSGRGSRPPRKRRRKEIDLRDSGFHHTFVMRMFDRSVDLAQFDETSPLYPICRAWMINQPHNSSLNVKQEPSSPSTEMFNSTEGSQDGDFASEILSDGPPASTVVTKLSSPEPWPADMLQRDPRIPEPLPHPPNRLNEINECENTPAGLLLTEHLKRWRQIRNLWRSSAKINDQRYHNSYTILKAMFDRAHEG, from the exons ATGGCTTCATCGGGTGTTCGCATTAAACTAGAGAGAGAAGACCCAA gtggtgatgttgatgctgCACGTGGGAGATTTGATGCAGCGCTCCAGGGTTTACTTCAGAAGGATGAAGAATCAGATTCAGAAAATGAATCTGATAGTGAGAGTAAAGCGAAAGTTTT CACTAAGGTTGGAATAACAAGTGGGCGAGGATCTCGTCCACCTCGTAAACGCCGACGTAAGGAGATAGACTTGAGAGACTCAGGCTTTCATCACACATTTGTCATGCGCATGTTTGACCGCAGTGTTGACCTAGCCCAGTTTGATGAAACATCGCCTTTATACCCAATATGTCGTGCTTGGATGATCAACCAACCTCATAACTCCAGTCTTAATGTAAA GCAAGAACCAAGCAGCCCTAGTACAGAAATGTTCAACAGCACTGAAGGTAGCCAAGATGGGGACTTTGCTTCTGAAATTCTATCTGATGGTCCTCCTGCTAGCACTGTTGTCACAAAGCTGTCTTCCCCAGAACCTTGGCCAGCTGACATGTTGCAGAGAGACCCAAGAATCCCAGAACCACTTCCACATCCTCCCAACCGACTCAATGAAATTAAT GAGTGTGAGAATACTCCAGCAGGTTTACTACTAACTGAACATCTGAAGAGATGGCGGCAAATTCGTAACTTGTGGAGAAGTTCAGCAAAAATCAATGATCAGCGTTACCATAACTCATACACTATTTTGAAGGCTATGTTTGACAG GGCTCATGAAGGATGA
- the mip40 gene encoding protein lin-37 homolog isoform X1 has translation MASSGVRIKLEREDPSGDVDAARGRFDAALQGLLQKDEESDSENESDSESKAKVFSRASQEQCFKKSTKVGITSGRGSRPPRKRRRKEIDLRDSGFHHTFVMRMFDRSVDLAQFDETSPLYPICRAWMINQPHNSSLNVKQEPSSPSTEMFNSTEGSQDGDFASEILSDGPPASTVVTKLSSPEPWPADMLQRDPRIPEPLPHPPNRLNEINECENTPAGLLLTEHLKRWRQIRNLWRSSAKINDQRYHNSYTILKAMFDRAHEG, from the exons ATGGCTTCATCGGGTGTTCGCATTAAACTAGAGAGAGAAGACCCAA gtggtgatgttgatgctgCACGTGGGAGATTTGATGCAGCGCTCCAGGGTTTACTTCAGAAGGATGAAGAATCAGATTCAGAAAATGAATCTGATAGTGAGAGTAAAGCGAAAGTTTT CAGCCGCGCCAGTCAGGAGCAGTGTTTTAAAAAAAG CACTAAGGTTGGAATAACAAGTGGGCGAGGATCTCGTCCACCTCGTAAACGCCGACGTAAGGAGATAGACTTGAGAGACTCAGGCTTTCATCACACATTTGTCATGCGCATGTTTGACCGCAGTGTTGACCTAGCCCAGTTTGATGAAACATCGCCTTTATACCCAATATGTCGTGCTTGGATGATCAACCAACCTCATAACTCCAGTCTTAATGTAAA GCAAGAACCAAGCAGCCCTAGTACAGAAATGTTCAACAGCACTGAAGGTAGCCAAGATGGGGACTTTGCTTCTGAAATTCTATCTGATGGTCCTCCTGCTAGCACTGTTGTCACAAAGCTGTCTTCCCCAGAACCTTGGCCAGCTGACATGTTGCAGAGAGACCCAAGAATCCCAGAACCACTTCCACATCCTCCCAACCGACTCAATGAAATTAAT GAGTGTGAGAATACTCCAGCAGGTTTACTACTAACTGAACATCTGAAGAGATGGCGGCAAATTCGTAACTTGTGGAGAAGTTCAGCAAAAATCAATGATCAGCGTTACCATAACTCATACACTATTTTGAAGGCTATGTTTGACAG GGCTCATGAAGGATGA
- the mip40 gene encoding protein lin-37 homolog isoform X3 — protein sequence MASSGVRIKLEREDPSGDVDAARGRFDAALQGLLQKDEESDSENESDSESKAKVFSRASQEQCFKKSTKVGITSGRGSRPPRKRRRKEIDLRDSGFHHTFVMRMFDRSVDLAQFDETSPLYPICRAWMINQPHNSSLNVKQEPSSPSTEMFNSTEGSQDGDFASEILSDGPPASTVVTKLSSPEPWPADMLQRDPRIPEPLPHPPNRLNEINGS from the exons ATGGCTTCATCGGGTGTTCGCATTAAACTAGAGAGAGAAGACCCAA gtggtgatgttgatgctgCACGTGGGAGATTTGATGCAGCGCTCCAGGGTTTACTTCAGAAGGATGAAGAATCAGATTCAGAAAATGAATCTGATAGTGAGAGTAAAGCGAAAGTTTT CAGCCGCGCCAGTCAGGAGCAGTGTTTTAAAAAAAG CACTAAGGTTGGAATAACAAGTGGGCGAGGATCTCGTCCACCTCGTAAACGCCGACGTAAGGAGATAGACTTGAGAGACTCAGGCTTTCATCACACATTTGTCATGCGCATGTTTGACCGCAGTGTTGACCTAGCCCAGTTTGATGAAACATCGCCTTTATACCCAATATGTCGTGCTTGGATGATCAACCAACCTCATAACTCCAGTCTTAATGTAAA GCAAGAACCAAGCAGCCCTAGTACAGAAATGTTCAACAGCACTGAAGGTAGCCAAGATGGGGACTTTGCTTCTGAAATTCTATCTGATGGTCCTCCTGCTAGCACTGTTGTCACAAAGCTGTCTTCCCCAGAACCTTGGCCAGCTGACATGTTGCAGAGAGACCCAAGAATCCCAGAACCACTTCCACATCCTCCCAACCGACTCAATGAAATTAAT GGCTCATGA
- the LOC139747225 gene encoding uncharacterized protein: MDKIGEWQIEKYARTTVRASEEGKAWETLDNTPTRPLVLILTKGGILKVLVGRFLLEYWNLLHVKDMKTHTLGDSMLFLCKAKVEMRKWRIRFAGGAVVGEERCSSCARAVDAFLISTIPILQPQASSLPRLQPALPPPSQTGFQPVFPASSASGLQPAPLASWFTGLQPFPLPIAPALPRQPVPILAVPPVTQQPSVALSHASGIHEFAQDVSQERNTAPSPIGVSSSIIAQGDPTLATTAVTMANYFTPSCSGYSVGKAVKTSDLPTGGKCVRRMTKSSSDCDATHQGSEAGVVGTESNPARVLHPPNLLEALGDSPSFEQVVRAVLQDPSLPDLVDAVHKVISNM, encoded by the exons ATGGATAAGATAGGTGAATGGCAAATAGAGAAATACGCACGGACGACAGTGCGAGCGTCCGAGGAAGGGAAGGCATGGGAGACGCTAGACAACACTCCAACTCGGCCTCTTGTTCTCATCCTCACAAAG GGAGGTATCCTGAAGGTGCTTGTGGGTCGCTTCCTGCTGGAGTATTGGAACCTGCTTCACGTGAAGGACATGAAAACCCACACGCTAGGAGACAGCATGCTCTTCCTCTGTAAGGCTAAG GTGGAGATGCGCAAGTGGCGGATCAGGTTCGCCGGCGGCGCTGTGGTTGGGGAGGAGCGATGCTCCAGCTGTGCCCGGGCAGTGGACGCTTTCCTCATATCCACCATCCCTATCCTTCAGCCCCAAGCTTCCTCGCTGCCGAGACTCCAACCAGCCCTTCCTCCTCCGTCGCAGACAGGATTCCAACCAGTCTTTCCTGCCTCTTCGGCGTCAGGACTCCAACCCGCCCCTCTTGCTTCTTGGTTTACGGGACTCCAGCCTTTCCCTCTTCCCATTGCACCGGCCTTGCCTCGTCAGCCTGTGCCAATCCTAGCTGTCCCACCAGTCACTCAACAGCCTTCTGTCGCTCTGTCTCATGCCTCAGGCATTCATGAGTTCGCCCAGGACGTATCCCAAGAAAGAAATACTGCACCCTCACCTATCGGCGTTTCTTCATCCATCATCGCCCAAGGTGACCCTACACTGGCTACAACTGCAGTGACAATGGCAAATTATTTTACACCAAGTTGTAGTGGGTATAGTGTAGGTAAAGCGGTGAAGACCAGCGACCTACCTACAGGAGGGAAATGCGTTAGACGAATGACAAAGAGCAGCTCAGATTGTGACGCCACCCATCAAG GTTCAGAGGCGGGTGTTGTTGGCACAGAGTCCAACCCTGCGAGGGTCCTTCATCCCCCGAACTTGCTGGAGGCCCTTGGTGACTCGCCAAGCTTCGAACAGGTGGTGCGGGCGGTCCTGCAGGATCCTAGCCTCCCCGACTTGGTGGATGCCGTCCATAAAGTGATATCCaacatgtga
- the LOC139746989 gene encoding 60S ribosome subunit biogenesis protein NIP7 homolog isoform X1, with the protein MRPLDQKETLMVFNKLKNYIGGNIRVLLERPDGLYCFRLQRDRIYYVKESIMKFAANLPRDSVMSLGVCFGKITKGGRFLLHITALEFLHPYCMNKVWLRESAEQNFMYGNHVLKSGMARISENTPKYAGLIVFSSKDIPLGFGVSAKATAECRHADPMDIVCFHQADIGEYIRNEEELV; encoded by the exons ATGAGGCCATTAGATCAAAAAGAAACACTCATGGTGTTTAACAAGCTGAAGAACTA CATTGGTGGTAATATCAGAGTTCTGCTCGAACGACCAGATGGACTTTATTGCTTTCGTCTTCAGAGAGATCGAATCTACTATGTCAAAGAAAGCATCATGAAGTTTGCTGCAAATTTACCACGAGATAGTGTAATGTCACTTGGAGTATGCTTTGGCAAGATAACAAAGGGAGGGAGGTTTCTCCTGCACATTACAGCATTAGAGTTTCTCCATCCATACTGTATG AAcaaggtttggttaagagaatCAGCAGAACAAAATTTCATGTACGGTAACCATGTGCTTAAGTCTGGTATGGCCCGTATCTCAGAGAACACTCCCAAGTATGCTGGTCTAATTGTTTTCTCTTCAAAGGACATTCCATTG GGCTTTGGAGTATCAGCAAAAGCAACAGCAGAGTGCAGACATGCTGACCCTATGGATATAGTATGCTTCCACCAAGCAGATATTGGGGAGTATATTAGAAATGAAGAAGAACTTGTTTAG
- the LOC139746989 gene encoding 60S ribosome subunit biogenesis protein NIP7 homolog isoform X2: MRPLDQKETLMVFNKLKNYIGGNIRVLLERPDGLYCFRLQRDRIYYVKESIMKFAANLPRDSNKVWLRESAEQNFMYGNHVLKSGMARISENTPKYAGLIVFSSKDIPLGFGVSAKATAECRHADPMDIVCFHQADIGEYIRNEEELV; the protein is encoded by the exons ATGAGGCCATTAGATCAAAAAGAAACACTCATGGTGTTTAACAAGCTGAAGAACTA CATTGGTGGTAATATCAGAGTTCTGCTCGAACGACCAGATGGACTTTATTGCTTTCGTCTTCAGAGAGATCGAATCTACTATGTCAAAGAAAGCATCATGAAGTTTGCTGCAAATTTACCACGAGATAGT AAcaaggtttggttaagagaatCAGCAGAACAAAATTTCATGTACGGTAACCATGTGCTTAAGTCTGGTATGGCCCGTATCTCAGAGAACACTCCCAAGTATGCTGGTCTAATTGTTTTCTCTTCAAAGGACATTCCATTG GGCTTTGGAGTATCAGCAAAAGCAACAGCAGAGTGCAGACATGCTGACCCTATGGATATAGTATGCTTCCACCAAGCAGATATTGGGGAGTATATTAGAAATGAAGAAGAACTTGTTTAG